The following are from one region of the Luteimonas sp. MC1572 genome:
- a CDS encoding metalloregulator ArsR/SmtB family transcription factor: MDLEAWSSHLKVLADPTRVRLLALLDGDEMTVAELSAITQLAQPRVSTHLARLKEAGLVRDRRAGVSAYYRFDEERLDPAQRALWGTLRDGSDDPLLRQDAERVAGVLAMRAADQNWADSVAGDMERHYSPGRTWEAMARAALPLLETGDVLDIASGDGVLAELLAPHAKRYVCIDASPRVVAAARERLRRYRNVEVSEADMHALPFDDGSFDLVVLMHALTYAGKPAAAVAESARVLRKGGRLLLTSLARHEHRGAVDAFGHVNLGFTDKELKRFVDKAGLSLQSCETVTREKRPPHFEVISLIAGKP, from the coding sequence GTGGATCTGGAAGCCTGGTCGAGCCACCTGAAAGTGCTCGCCGACCCCACCCGGGTGCGGCTGCTGGCCCTGCTCGATGGCGACGAGATGACCGTGGCCGAATTGTCCGCGATCACCCAGCTGGCGCAGCCGCGCGTGTCCACCCACCTCGCCCGCCTCAAGGAAGCCGGACTGGTGCGCGACCGGCGCGCCGGCGTGTCCGCCTATTACCGCTTCGACGAGGAGCGCCTGGATCCCGCGCAGCGCGCGCTCTGGGGCACGCTGCGCGACGGCAGCGACGACCCGCTGCTGCGACAGGACGCGGAGCGCGTGGCTGGCGTACTGGCGATGCGCGCCGCCGACCAGAACTGGGCGGATTCGGTGGCCGGCGACATGGAGCGCCACTACTCGCCGGGCCGCACCTGGGAAGCGATGGCCCGCGCGGCACTGCCCCTGCTCGAGACCGGCGACGTGCTCGACATCGCCTCCGGTGACGGCGTGCTTGCCGAGTTGCTGGCGCCGCACGCCAAGCGCTACGTGTGCATCGACGCCAGCCCGCGGGTGGTCGCCGCGGCGCGCGAGCGCCTGCGCCGCTACCGCAACGTGGAGGTGAGCGAGGCCGACATGCACGCGCTGCCGTTCGATGACGGCAGCTTCGACCTGGTGGTGCTGATGCATGCCCTCACCTATGCCGGCAAGCCGGCGGCGGCGGTCGCGGAATCCGCGCGCGTGCTGCGCAAGGGCGGGCGGCTGCTGCTGACCAGTCTCGCGCGCCATGAGCACCGCGGCGCGGTCGACGCCTTCGGCCACGTCAACCTCGGCTTCACCGACAAGGAGCTGAAGCGCTTCGTCGACAAGGCCGGCCTGTCGCTGCAGTCCTGCGAAACCGTCACCCGCGAAAAGCGCCCGCCGCATTTCGAAGTCATCTCGCTCATCGCAGGCAAGCCATGA
- a CDS encoding homocysteine S-methyltransferase family protein: MNTLPWLHPERVALLESALAKRILVIDGAMGTMIQRHRLEEADYRGERFADGFDRLHPGDGASHDLKGNNDLLTLTRPDIVAGVHQAYLEAGADLVETNTFNATAVSQADYHLQHLVHELNREGARLARACCDAAEAATPDKPRFVIGVLGPTSRTASISPDVNDPGFRNTSFDGLRETYRDAIDGLIDGGADALMVETIFDTLNAKAALYAIEEAFDARGARLPVMISGTITDASGRTLSGQTAEAFHISVAHARPLSIGLNCALGAKELRPHIETLATVADCLVSAHPNAGLPNAFAEYDETPEETAAMLAEFAGAGLLNLVGGCCGTTPAHIRAIADAVAGLPPRRIPALQEQAA; this comes from the coding sequence ATGAACACCCTCCCCTGGCTCCACCCCGAACGCGTCGCGCTGCTCGAGTCCGCGCTCGCCAAGCGCATCCTGGTCATCGACGGCGCGATGGGCACCATGATCCAGCGCCATCGCCTGGAGGAAGCCGACTACCGCGGCGAGCGCTTCGCCGACGGCTTCGACCGCCTGCATCCCGGCGACGGCGCCAGCCACGACCTGAAAGGCAACAACGACCTGCTCACGCTGACCCGCCCCGACATCGTCGCCGGCGTGCACCAGGCGTACCTGGAGGCTGGCGCCGACCTGGTCGAGACCAACACCTTCAACGCCACCGCGGTCAGCCAGGCCGACTACCACCTGCAGCACCTCGTGCACGAATTGAACCGAGAGGGCGCGCGCCTGGCCCGCGCATGCTGCGACGCGGCCGAGGCGGCAACGCCCGACAAGCCGCGTTTCGTCATCGGCGTGCTCGGGCCGACCAGCCGCACCGCGTCGATCAGCCCCGATGTCAACGACCCCGGGTTCCGCAACACCAGCTTCGACGGCCTGCGCGAAACGTACCGCGACGCGATCGACGGCCTGATCGATGGCGGCGCGGACGCGCTGATGGTCGAGACCATCTTCGACACGCTCAACGCCAAGGCCGCGCTGTATGCGATCGAGGAAGCGTTCGACGCCCGCGGCGCGCGCCTGCCGGTGATGATCTCCGGGACCATCACCGACGCCTCCGGGCGCACGCTGTCCGGGCAGACCGCCGAGGCCTTCCACATCTCGGTCGCGCACGCGCGGCCGCTGTCGATCGGCCTGAACTGCGCGCTCGGCGCGAAGGAACTGCGTCCGCACATCGAGACGCTGGCCACCGTCGCCGACTGCCTGGTCAGCGCGCACCCCAACGCCGGCCTGCCGAACGCATTCGCCGAGTACGACGAGACACCCGAGGAGACCGCGGCGATGCTGGCGGAATTCGCCGGCGCCGGGCTGCTCAATCTGGTCGGCGGCTGCTGCGGCACCACGCCGGCGCACATCCGCGCGATCGCCGACGCCGTGGCCGGATTGCCACCGCGCCGCATCCCCGCGTTGCAGGAGCAGGCGGCATGA
- the metH gene encoding methionine synthase → MNTPRYTRLSGLEPLVITPELLFVNVGERTNVTGSAQFKKLIKDDRYEEAVEVARQQVASGAQILDVNMDEGLIDSAKAMTRFLTLIASEPDIARIPVMVDSSKWEVIEAGLKCLQGKGVVNSISLKEGEQAFIDHARKVVRYGAAAVVMAFDEDGQADTCARKVAICTRAYRILVDQVGFPPEDIIFDPNIFAIATGLEEHDNYAVDFIEATRIIKATLPHCHVSGGVSNVSFSFRGNETVRQAIHSAFLYHAIAAGMDMGIVNAGALPIYDDLDPELREHVEDVILNRRPDSTERLLALAERYKGSKGQSKAQDLAWRGKDVRARLSHALVHGIDQYVEIDTEEARLLSTRPLEVIEGPLMDGMNVVGDLFGAGKMFLPQVVKSARVMKKAVAYLLPFIEAEKLRTGDTGKNNGKIVMATVKGDVHDIGKNIVGVVLACNNFEVIDLGVMVPAQKILDTAIAENADLIGVSGLITPSLEEMGHVAREMQRQGMTIPLMIGGATTSRAHTALKIDPFYKSPTIWVKDASRAVGVAQSLISGELRQAFVAANEADYAEIRERHRNRGDAKRLVSLDKARAQRFDGGWDSYVPPAPAKPGLTVLDDYPLAELVDIIDWTPFFQAWELAGRYPAILTDEVVGEAASELYRDAREMLDTIIREKWLTAKAVFGLWPASSIGDDVELQVAPGETTMLHFLRQQVDKPVERPDFCLADFIAPKHSGVQDWMGMFAVTAGIGIEPHLERFAAGHDDYRSILLKSLADRLAEALAEHLHRRVRTEHWGYAADEALDNDALIAERYRGVRPAPGYPACPDHSEKVALFRLLDANANAGMELTDGFAMLPTAAVSGYYFSHPDSQYFVVGRLTKEQVADYARRKGVPLAQAERWLASNLDYDPE, encoded by the coding sequence ATGAACACGCCCCGCTACACGCGACTGTCCGGCCTCGAGCCGCTGGTGATCACGCCCGAGCTGCTGTTCGTCAACGTCGGCGAGCGCACCAACGTCACCGGCAGCGCGCAGTTCAAGAAGCTCATCAAGGACGACCGCTACGAGGAGGCCGTGGAGGTCGCCCGCCAGCAGGTTGCCAGCGGCGCGCAGATCCTCGACGTCAACATGGACGAGGGCCTGATCGACTCGGCCAAGGCGATGACGCGCTTCCTCACCCTGATCGCGTCCGAGCCCGACATCGCGCGCATCCCGGTGATGGTCGACTCCTCGAAGTGGGAGGTGATCGAGGCCGGGCTCAAGTGCCTGCAGGGCAAGGGCGTGGTGAACTCGATCTCGCTCAAGGAGGGCGAGCAGGCGTTCATCGACCACGCCCGCAAGGTGGTGCGCTACGGCGCCGCCGCCGTGGTCATGGCCTTCGACGAGGATGGCCAGGCCGACACCTGCGCGCGCAAGGTCGCCATCTGCACGCGCGCCTACCGGATCCTGGTGGACCAGGTCGGGTTTCCGCCCGAGGACATCATCTTCGACCCCAACATCTTCGCCATCGCCACGGGTCTCGAGGAGCACGACAACTACGCGGTCGACTTCATCGAGGCGACGCGGATCATCAAGGCGACGCTGCCGCATTGCCACGTGTCGGGCGGCGTGTCCAACGTCTCGTTCTCGTTCCGCGGCAACGAAACGGTGCGCCAGGCCATCCACAGCGCGTTCCTGTACCACGCGATCGCCGCCGGCATGGACATGGGCATCGTCAACGCCGGCGCGCTGCCGATCTACGATGACCTCGACCCCGAACTGCGCGAGCACGTCGAGGACGTGATCCTCAACCGCCGCCCGGATTCCACCGAACGCCTGCTGGCGCTGGCCGAGCGCTACAAGGGCAGCAAGGGCCAGAGCAAGGCGCAAGACCTCGCCTGGCGCGGCAAGGACGTGCGCGCGCGCCTCAGCCACGCGCTGGTGCACGGCATCGACCAGTACGTCGAGATCGACACCGAGGAAGCGCGCCTGCTGTCCACGCGTCCGCTGGAGGTGATCGAAGGCCCGCTGATGGACGGCATGAACGTGGTCGGCGACCTGTTCGGCGCCGGCAAGATGTTCCTGCCGCAGGTGGTGAAGTCGGCGCGGGTGATGAAGAAGGCCGTTGCCTACCTGCTGCCGTTCATCGAAGCCGAGAAGCTGCGCACCGGCGATACCGGCAAGAACAACGGCAAGATCGTGATGGCCACGGTCAAGGGCGACGTCCACGACATCGGCAAGAACATCGTCGGCGTAGTGCTGGCCTGCAACAACTTCGAGGTCATCGACCTTGGCGTGATGGTGCCGGCGCAGAAGATCCTCGACACCGCGATCGCGGAGAACGCCGACCTGATCGGCGTTTCCGGCCTGATCACGCCGTCGCTCGAGGAGATGGGCCACGTGGCGCGCGAAATGCAGCGCCAGGGCATGACCATCCCGCTGATGATCGGCGGCGCCACCACTTCGCGCGCGCATACCGCGCTGAAGATCGACCCGTTCTACAAGTCGCCGACGATCTGGGTGAAGGACGCCTCGCGCGCGGTGGGCGTGGCGCAGTCGCTGATCTCCGGCGAGCTGCGCCAGGCGTTCGTCGCCGCCAACGAGGCCGACTACGCCGAGATCCGCGAGCGCCACCGCAACCGCGGCGACGCCAAGCGCCTGGTGTCGCTGGACAAGGCGCGCGCGCAGCGCTTCGACGGCGGCTGGGACAGCTACGTGCCGCCGGCGCCGGCCAAACCCGGCCTGACTGTGCTGGACGACTACCCGCTCGCCGAGCTGGTCGACATCATCGACTGGACGCCGTTCTTCCAGGCCTGGGAGCTGGCCGGACGCTACCCGGCCATCCTCACCGACGAGGTCGTGGGCGAAGCCGCGAGTGAGCTGTACCGCGATGCCCGCGAGATGCTCGACACGATCATCCGCGAGAAGTGGTTGACCGCGAAGGCGGTGTTCGGCCTGTGGCCGGCGAGCAGCATCGGCGACGACGTCGAGCTGCAGGTGGCGCCCGGCGAGACCACCATGCTGCATTTCCTCCGCCAGCAGGTCGACAAGCCGGTCGAACGCCCGGACTTCTGCCTCGCCGACTTCATCGCGCCCAAGCACAGCGGCGTGCAGGACTGGATGGGCATGTTCGCCGTCACCGCCGGCATCGGCATCGAGCCGCACCTGGAACGCTTCGCCGCCGGACATGACGACTACCGCAGCATCCTGCTGAAGTCGCTCGCCGACCGCCTGGCCGAAGCGCTGGCCGAGCACCTGCATCGCCGCGTGCGCACGGAACACTGGGGCTACGCCGCCGACGAGGCGCTGGACAACGACGCGTTGATCGCCGAGCGCTACCGCGGCGTGCGCCCGGCGCCGGGCTATCCGGCCTGCCCCGACCACAGCGAGAAGGTGGCGCTGTTCCGCCTGCTGGATGCCAACGCCAACGCAGGCATGGAGCTGACCGACGGCTTCGCGATGCTGCCGACCGCGGCGGTGTCCGGTTACTACTTCAGCCATCCCGACAGCCAGTATTTCGTGGTCGGCCGGTTGACCAAGGAGCAGGTGGCGGACTATGCCCGGCGCAAGGGCGTGCCGCTGGCGCAGGCCGAACGCTGGCTGGCGTCGAACCTCGACTACGACCCCGAGTGA
- a CDS encoding MFS transporter yields MNGLPIARLSSFYFFYYAALGAFTPYWSLYLQSRGMGITAISVMMSLWYATRVVAPSTWATLAAASPRPIRWLRAGCVLTVLAFACFLPGQPTWAMFVVMVAFCFFYNAVMPQFEAITLGHLGDDSHRYGTIRVWGSIGFILVTASFGWLIERHGAGNLPWLMLPLFALMAASAFANRQPHLVHVHSEAGSGFWRIVRQPQVLAFFAAAFLEQLSFGPYYTFFSVYMDANGYATSTLGLLWTVGVVFEVAVFFSIAGFFRRWDASWLLLLSMASAVLRWWATALWPGDMAVMLVAQATHALSFAAFFAAAMQLLARFFPGKLNGHAQGLFYGFSSGLGGVLGALIAGQLWRFGDGRVAFLAAGAFALAGTVIAWWWLVPRRDARR; encoded by the coding sequence TTGAATGGATTGCCGATCGCGAGGCTGTCGAGCTTCTATTTCTTCTATTACGCAGCCCTCGGCGCGTTCACCCCGTACTGGAGCCTGTACCTGCAGTCGCGCGGCATGGGCATCACCGCGATCAGCGTGATGATGAGCCTGTGGTACGCCACCCGCGTGGTCGCGCCCAGCACCTGGGCCACGCTCGCCGCCGCGTCGCCGCGCCCGATCCGCTGGCTGCGCGCCGGCTGCGTGCTGACGGTGCTGGCGTTTGCCTGCTTCCTGCCTGGGCAGCCCACCTGGGCGATGTTCGTGGTGATGGTGGCGTTCTGCTTCTTCTACAACGCAGTGATGCCGCAGTTCGAGGCGATCACCCTCGGCCACCTGGGTGATGACAGCCATCGCTACGGCACGATCCGGGTCTGGGGCTCGATCGGCTTCATCCTGGTGACCGCCAGCTTCGGCTGGCTGATCGAACGCCACGGCGCCGGGAATCTGCCCTGGCTGATGCTGCCGCTGTTCGCGCTGATGGCCGCCAGCGCCTTTGCCAACCGCCAGCCGCACCTCGTCCACGTGCACAGCGAGGCCGGAAGTGGCTTCTGGCGCATCGTGCGCCAGCCGCAGGTACTGGCGTTCTTCGCCGCTGCATTCCTCGAACAGCTGTCGTTCGGCCCCTACTACACGTTCTTTTCGGTCTACATGGACGCCAACGGCTACGCGACCTCGACGCTGGGGTTGCTGTGGACGGTCGGCGTGGTGTTCGAGGTCGCGGTGTTCTTCTCCATCGCCGGGTTTTTCCGGCGCTGGGACGCGAGCTGGCTGCTGCTGCTGTCGATGGCCAGCGCGGTGCTGCGCTGGTGGGCCACCGCACTCTGGCCGGGCGACATGGCGGTGATGCTGGTCGCACAGGCCACGCACGCGTTGAGCTTCGCGGCGTTCTTCGCCGCGGCGATGCAGCTGCTGGCGCGTTTCTTCCCGGGCAAGCTCAACGGCCATGCCCAGGGGCTGTTCTACGGCTTCTCGTCGGGACTCGGTGGCGTGCTCGGCGCGCTCATCGCCGGCCAGCTGTGGCGCTTCGGCGACGGCCGCGTGGCGTTCCTCGCCGCCGGCGCGTTCGCGCTGGCGGGCACGGTCATCGCCTGGTGGTGGCTGGTGCCGCGCCGCGATGCAAGGCGCTGA
- a CDS encoding DUF2058 family protein, which yields MTDSLRDQLLGLGFKPAPEPVRPKHTGPRSERPGAGAQPRGGKPAAGGRPGDAGRGERRGQPGARNEARPGQQPRSGRPPGARPGQNDAAKPRGNRAQGDIDLAKAYAIRAQREKDERIEAERQKQEAARLRREALAKLAAMLEGKALNAADADHVRHFDYGGKIKRVHVTAEQLRALNAGELGVLQLNGRYVLVDIAVMAEAEAIYPAAVALKVDPAAPAGDDPYADPRYQVPDDLVW from the coding sequence ATGACCGATTCCCTGCGAGACCAGCTGCTGGGCCTGGGCTTCAAGCCCGCGCCCGAACCCGTCCGTCCGAAGCACACCGGCCCGCGCAGCGAACGCCCGGGCGCGGGAGCGCAGCCGCGTGGCGGCAAGCCTGCTGCGGGAGGCCGTCCAGGCGATGCGGGCCGGGGCGAGCGTCGCGGCCAGCCGGGCGCGCGGAACGAGGCCCGGCCCGGCCAGCAGCCGCGTTCGGGGCGACCGCCGGGTGCCAGGCCAGGCCAGAACGACGCCGCGAAACCGCGTGGCAACCGCGCCCAGGGCGACATCGACCTGGCCAAGGCCTATGCCATCCGCGCGCAGCGCGAGAAGGACGAACGCATCGAGGCCGAGCGCCAGAAGCAGGAAGCCGCACGCCTGCGCCGCGAGGCGCTGGCGAAGCTTGCAGCCATGCTCGAGGGCAAGGCGCTGAATGCCGCCGACGCCGACCACGTCCGCCATTTCGACTACGGCGGCAAGATCAAGCGCGTCCACGTCACCGCGGAACAGCTGCGGGCACTCAATGCCGGCGAGCTCGGCGTGCTGCAGCTCAACGGCCGCTACGTGCTGGTCGACATCGCGGTAATGGCCGAAGCGGAAGCGATCTACCCGGCCGCGGTCGCGCTCAAGGTCGACCCGGCTGCGCCGGCGGGCGACGATCCCTATGCCGACCCGCGCTACCAGGTGCCCGACGACCTGGTCTGGTAA
- a CDS encoding SlyX family protein, which yields MSHDLEARVVELETRVAFQEHALNELNDALSAARIELSRTSETLRGALEELRASRPGSGGDPGIEPPPPHY from the coding sequence GTGTCGCACGATCTGGAAGCACGCGTGGTGGAGCTGGAGACGCGCGTGGCGTTCCAGGAGCACGCGTTGAACGAACTCAACGACGCGCTCTCCGCAGCGCGCATCGAACTGTCACGTACCAGCGAGACGCTGCGCGGGGCGCTGGAAGAGCTGCGGGCCTCGCGCCCCGGTTCCGGCGGCGATCCCGGCATCGAGCCGCCTCCACCGCATTACTGA
- a CDS encoding UDP-glucose/GDP-mannose dehydrogenase family protein has protein sequence MRVSIFGTGYVGLVTGTCLAEVGHDVVCVDVDAGKVERLERGVIPIYEPGLEPLVRSNHASGRLRFTTDAELAVAHGEVVLIAVGTPPDEDGSADLQYVLAVARTIGQYLERPAVVVGKSTVPVGTADRVRETIAAALAARGADIAFDVVSNPEFLKEGAAVEDCMRPDRIVLGVDNPAAAKTLKRLYAPFNRNRDRFVVMDVRSAELTKYAANAMLATKISFMNEIANIAEQVGADVEMVRKGIGSDPRIGWHFIYPGAGYGGSCFPKDVQALARTAQQHGHAPLLLDAVEAVNERQKGHLHELVQRHYGAGGIAGKTFAVWGLAFKPDTDDMREASSRRLLAQLWASGARVRAYDPEASDEARRIFGEREDLVLCASAGEALEGADALVVVTEWKQFRGADFDTLHAQLADRVLFDGRNLYQPDAVEDAGIAYYGIGRGRSLRVG, from the coding sequence ATGCGCGTCAGCATCTTCGGCACCGGCTATGTCGGCCTGGTCACGGGTACGTGTCTTGCCGAGGTGGGCCACGACGTGGTGTGCGTGGATGTCGACGCCGGCAAGGTCGAGCGCCTGGAGCGGGGTGTCATCCCGATCTACGAGCCCGGCCTGGAGCCGCTGGTGCGGTCCAACCACGCGTCGGGCCGGCTGCGCTTCACCACCGATGCCGAACTCGCGGTCGCGCATGGCGAGGTGGTGTTGATCGCGGTCGGCACGCCGCCGGACGAGGACGGCAGCGCCGACCTGCAGTACGTGCTGGCCGTGGCGCGGACCATCGGCCAGTACCTGGAACGCCCGGCCGTGGTGGTCGGCAAGTCGACGGTGCCGGTGGGCACCGCCGACCGCGTCCGTGAAACGATCGCCGCGGCGCTCGCCGCGCGCGGCGCCGACATCGCGTTCGACGTGGTCTCCAATCCCGAGTTCCTGAAGGAGGGCGCCGCGGTCGAGGACTGCATGCGTCCCGATCGCATCGTCCTGGGCGTCGACAACCCGGCCGCGGCAAAGACGCTCAAGCGCCTGTATGCGCCGTTCAACCGCAACCGCGACCGCTTCGTGGTCATGGACGTGCGCTCGGCCGAGCTGACCAAGTACGCCGCGAACGCGATGCTGGCGACCAAGATCAGCTTCATGAACGAGATCGCCAACATCGCCGAGCAGGTCGGTGCCGACGTGGAGATGGTGCGCAAGGGCATCGGCTCGGATCCGCGCATCGGCTGGCACTTCATCTATCCCGGCGCCGGTTACGGCGGTTCCTGCTTCCCCAAGGACGTGCAGGCGCTGGCGCGCACCGCGCAGCAGCACGGCCATGCGCCGCTGCTGCTGGACGCCGTGGAAGCGGTCAACGAGCGCCAGAAGGGCCACCTGCACGAACTCGTCCAGCGCCACTACGGCGCAGGCGGCATCGCCGGCAAGACGTTTGCGGTGTGGGGGCTGGCGTTCAAGCCCGACACCGACGACATGCGCGAGGCCTCGAGCCGGCGCCTGCTGGCGCAGCTCTGGGCGTCGGGAGCGCGCGTGCGCGCCTACGACCCGGAGGCCAGCGACGAGGCGCGGCGGATCTTCGGCGAGCGCGAGGACCTGGTGCTGTGCGCATCGGCCGGTGAGGCGCTCGAAGGTGCCGATGCGCTGGTCGTGGTCACCGAGTGGAAGCAGTTCCGCGGTGCCGATTTCGACACCCTGCATGCGCAGCTCGCCGACCGCGTGCTGTTCGACGGCCGCAACCTCTACCAGCCCGATGCCGTCGAAGATGCCGGCATCGCCTACTACGGCATCGGTCGCGGCCGTTCGCTGCGCGTGGGCTGA
- a CDS encoding FKBP-type peptidyl-prolyl cis-trans isomerase encodes MNHAVRVAATSLLAASLLVALGACKKIDKDAAATDGATAAADAAPAALDIKGLKTEKQQAGYAIGLQVGASLEEIKDEIDFDSMVKAMRSKVDGTDPLMTEEQARTVFEAFGQRMQAKMVAEAAKKATTNLAEGEAFLAGNAKVEGVQVTASGLQYQVLQPGTGAKPGPEDRVSVHYKGALLDGTTFDSSYDRGEPATFQLSQVVPGWQEGLQLMQVGSKYKLWIPASLGYGEAGTPGGPIAPNSTLVFEVELLEILGAPAE; translated from the coding sequence ATGAACCACGCCGTACGCGTCGCCGCGACCAGCCTGCTGGCCGCTTCGCTCCTGGTCGCACTGGGTGCCTGCAAGAAGATCGACAAGGACGCGGCCGCCACTGACGGCGCGACCGCCGCAGCCGATGCCGCGCCGGCCGCGCTCGACATCAAGGGGCTGAAGACCGAGAAGCAGCAGGCCGGCTATGCGATCGGCCTGCAGGTCGGCGCGTCGCTCGAGGAGATCAAGGACGAGATCGATTTCGATTCCATGGTCAAGGCCATGCGCAGCAAGGTCGACGGCACGGATCCGCTGATGACGGAAGAGCAGGCACGCACGGTGTTCGAGGCCTTCGGCCAGCGCATGCAGGCGAAGATGGTGGCCGAGGCGGCCAAGAAGGCCACCACCAACCTGGCCGAGGGCGAGGCGTTCCTGGCCGGCAATGCCAAGGTCGAGGGCGTGCAGGTCACGGCGTCGGGCCTGCAGTACCAGGTGCTGCAGCCGGGCACGGGCGCGAAGCCGGGTCCCGAAGACCGCGTGAGCGTGCATTACAAGGGCGCGCTGCTCGACGGCACCACTTTCGACAGCTCCTACGATCGCGGCGAGCCGGCCACGTTCCAGCTGTCGCAGGTCGTCCCCGGCTGGCAGGAAGGCCTGCAGCTGATGCAGGTGGGCAGCAAGTACAAGCTGTGGATCCCGGCATCGCTGGGCTACGGCGAAGCCGGCACCCCCGGCGGCCCGATCGCCCCGAACAGCACCCTGGTGTTCGAGGTCGAGCTGCTCGAGATCCTCGGCGCCCCGGCGGAGTAA
- a CDS encoding FKBP-type peptidyl-prolyl cis-trans isomerase, protein MNSMLRGLAALSIAAVLSQAPAHAQEKTVPSNEREKNSYLIGMDVGRSIEQVGPDLDRAAFRRAIDNAFAGGKPLVTEAEAAEIGPALMQRVAVRSGQPMQGVAPGTEPPKVAKDKVGLLVGADVGRSLAPIKDEVDLAMFEQGLAVMLDGGTPVIPEAEQASLREAFGKRMQERMRLESEAAAQKGAAEGAAFLATNKAAKGVVSTASGLQYMVLRQGSGQRPMADSRVRVHYQGTLLDGTVFDSSYKRNDPATFGLNQVIAGWTEGLQLMPVGAKYRFWIPAELAYGRNGSPGAIPPNSALVFDVELLQVL, encoded by the coding sequence ATGAATTCCATGCTGCGCGGCCTGGCTGCGCTGTCCATTGCCGCGGTGCTGTCACAGGCACCCGCACACGCCCAGGAGAAGACGGTGCCGTCGAACGAGCGCGAGAAGAACAGCTATCTGATCGGCATGGACGTCGGTCGCTCGATCGAACAGGTCGGCCCCGATCTCGACCGCGCCGCGTTCCGCCGCGCCATCGACAACGCGTTCGCCGGCGGCAAGCCGCTGGTGACCGAAGCCGAGGCCGCCGAAATCGGCCCGGCGCTGATGCAGCGCGTCGCCGTGCGCAGCGGCCAGCCGATGCAGGGCGTCGCCCCGGGCACGGAGCCGCCCAAGGTGGCCAAGGACAAGGTGGGCCTGCTGGTCGGCGCCGACGTCGGCCGCTCGCTGGCGCCGATCAAGGACGAGGTCGACCTCGCCATGTTCGAACAGGGCCTGGCGGTCATGCTCGACGGCGGCACGCCGGTGATTCCCGAGGCCGAACAGGCATCGCTGCGCGAAGCCTTCGGCAAGCGCATGCAGGAACGCATGCGCCTGGAATCCGAGGCCGCGGCGCAGAAGGGCGCCGCCGAGGGCGCGGCGTTCCTCGCCACCAACAAGGCCGCCAAGGGCGTGGTGAGCACCGCATCGGGGCTGCAGTACATGGTGCTGCGCCAGGGCTCGGGCCAGCGGCCGATGGCCGACTCGCGTGTGCGCGTGCATTACCAGGGCACGCTGCTCGACGGCACCGTGTTCGACAGCTCCTACAAGCGCAACGATCCGGCCACTTTCGGCCTCAACCAGGTCATCGCCGGCTGGACCGAGGGCCTGCAGCTGATGCCGGTGGGTGCCAAGTACCGCTTCTGGATTCCGGCCGAACTCGCCTATGGCCGCAACGGCTCGCCTGGCGCGATTCCGCCGAATTCCGCGCTGGTGTTCGACGTCGAGCTGCTGCAGGTACTCTGA
- a CDS encoding GntR family transcriptional regulator encodes MTAIQWSDGAPIYRQLKEKVIAMMLDGLLKPGDALPSVRQVAAEYQLNPITVSRAYQELADEALVEKRRGLGMYVTEEASKKLLKNERERFLTEEWPLVLERIQRLGLAASDLLPQGDNA; translated from the coding sequence ATGACCGCCATCCAATGGAGCGACGGCGCTCCCATCTACCGCCAGCTGAAGGAAAAGGTCATCGCCATGATGCTCGACGGCCTGCTCAAGCCTGGCGACGCGCTGCCTTCGGTGCGCCAGGTCGCCGCCGAATACCAGCTCAACCCGATCACGGTCTCGCGCGCCTACCAGGAGCTCGCCGACGAAGCGCTTGTCGAAAAACGCAGGGGGCTTGGCATGTACGTCACCGAAGAAGCGTCAAAGAAGCTGCTGAAAAACGAACGCGAACGCTTCCTCACGGAAGAGTGGCCGCTGGTCCTGGAGCGGATCCAGCGTCTCGGCCTCGCCGCCAGCGACCTGCTGCCCCAGGGAGACAACGCATGA